A genomic region of Candidozyma auris chromosome 5, complete sequence contains the following coding sequences:
- the CBP1 gene encoding polyamine oxidase: protein MSSKSVTIIGAGISGLKAAHVLQESGQFSPDDIIVLEAQDRVGGRIKTDRTSSKLGVPYDLGAAWFHDALTNSVLYDSIDNGTFDPKQDGYFDDKDIQVYASEHEGPLDASNWKLTRVVEDVEKFMEIYYMSSLDKKDMSLDAFAKVYMEKYRTFLTTQQLKYCSRLLRYFELWFGIPSYEISAKYAPMDHQGRNLYDKKGHGFVVDHLVSELKCNISKSHQVTRIQRNVKEGPRNHKVELSNGHIIDTDYVVVTVPLSILKLQDGPQAITWEPPLPKPMREAIDSISMGALGKVILEFDMIWWDKTQDRLEIVADEVSSHGLVPKSWEYPIYIINYARVFPGTASLVVLTQSPVTEYLEAHPQQAWPYMRPMLSKLNVSSFSVPDPINVIVTDWTKNQFSRGAYSAVKTGDSPDDIIIHLSGENDGVGLGSNSTIRFAGEHTIADGGGCIHGAYDSGKRAAEWIVEDSKR from the coding sequence ATGCTGTCCAAGCTGGTCACCATAATAGGCGCTGGGATTTCTGGCCTCAAAGCTGCacatgttcttcaagaaagtgGCCAATTCTCCCCCGACGATATAATTGTGCTTGAAGCCCAAGACAGAGTAGGTGGGAGGATCAAGACGGATCGCACTTCCTCTAAGTTGGGAGTTCCTTACGATTTGGGAGCAGCTTGGTTTCACGATGCTTTGACAAACTCTGTACTATATGATAGCATTGACAATGGCACGTTCGACCCGAAACAAGATGGCTACTTCGACGATAAAGACATTCAGGTGTACGCTCTGGAGCACGAAGGGCCACTAGATGCTTCCAATTGGAAGTTAACCAGGGTTGTGGAGgatgtggagaagtttATGGAGATTTACTACATGAGCTctttggacaagaaggatATGTCGTTGGACGCATTTGCCAAAGTTTACATGGAAAAGTACCGCACCTTCCTCACCACGCAGCAGCTAAAATACTGCTCCAGGCTTCTTCGATACTTCGAGCTCTGGTTTGGGATCCCTTCTTATGAAATATCGGCCAAATACGCTCCCATGGACCACCAGGGACGCAATTTGTACGACAAAAAAGGCCACGGTTTTGTCGTAGACCACTTGGTGTCGGAGCTCAAATGTAACATCTCGAAGCTGCATCAGGTCACCAGGATCCAGAGAAACGTGAAAGAAGGGCCGAGAAATCACAAAGTAGAGCTTTCCAATGGTCACATTATCGATACAGACTACGTTGTGGTCACAGTGCCGCTCAGCATTCTAAAGTTACAAGATGGCCCGCAAGCTATCACTTGGGAACCACCGCTCCCCAAGCCTATGAGAGAAGCAATTGATTCCATCTCTATGGGAGCTCTTGGCAAAGTGATCCTTGAGTTCGATATGATCTGGTGGGACAAGACCCAAGACAGATTGGAGATTGTCGCCGACGAGGTGTCTTCTCACGGCTTGGTACCAAAATCGTGGGAGTACCCGATTTACATCATCAACTACGCAAGGGTGTTTCCAGGAACTGCCTCACTTGTGGTACTTACCCAGTCTCCAGTGACTGAGTATTTGGAAGCACACCCACAGCAGGCGTGGCCGTACATGCGACCAATGCTTTCCAAGTTGAATGTGTCGAGCTTCTCAGTCCCCGACCCAATCAACGTAATTGTCACCGACTGGACGAAAAATCAGTTTTCTAGAGGTGCCTACTCAGCAGTCAAAACAGGCGACTCGCctgatgatatcatcatcCACCTTTCTGGTGAGAATGACGGCGTCGGCTTGGGCCTGAACTCCACTATACGCTTCGCAGGCGAGCACACTATAGCCGACGGGGGTGGCTGTATCCACGGGGCATACGACTCAGGAAAAAGAGCTGCCGAATGGATTGTGGAGGATTCGAAGAGGTAA
- a CDS encoding E2 ubiquitin-conjugating protein UBC7: protein MPPRSTAQKRLLKEYQQLSRDPPPGIVAGPLSEDNFFVWDCLLEGPEGTPYENGVFSATLKFPQDYPLSPPSLQFTPPLLHPNIYADGTVCISILHPPGEDPNQYERPEERWSPVQSIEKILLSVMSMLAEPNPESGANIDACKLWRDHREEYDRQVREHVRRTLGL from the coding sequence ATGCCCCCTCGCTCCACCGCCCAAAAGAGATTGCTCAAGGAGTACCAGCAATTGTCTCGAGATCCGCCTCCGGGAATCGTGGCTGGCCCACTTTCCGAGgacaatttttttgtgtgGGACTGTCTTTTGGAGGGTCCCGAGGGCACCCCATATGAGAACGGGGTGTTTTCAGCCACGTTGAAGTTCCCTCAAGATTACCCCTTGAGCCCTCCACTGCTCCAGTTCACGCCTCCCTTGCTCCATCCAAATATCTACGCCGACGGAACCGTGTGCATCAGTATTTTGCACCCTCCGGGAGAGGACCCCAACCAGTACGAAAGACCCGAGGAGCGGTGGTCTCCCGTGCAGAGTATCgagaagatcttgttgagtGTGATGTCCATGTTAGCTGAGCCCAATCCAGAGAGTGGAGCCAACATCGACGCGTGCAAGTTGTGGAGAGATCACAGAGAAGAGTACGATAGACAGGTGCGGGAGCATGTGAGACGTACATTGGGTCTCTGA
- a CDS encoding protein-lysine N-methyltransferase: protein MSAITQLLEWAKDNGLDVSQAIHFDKSSDSGIAAYAADDIKGAHIKVPISLALKLSDAIEGLGPEFEELSKKTKNINVVSKLFLARERAPKYVNESKYKAYIESLPQFPEMRASPYLWSAEEVDRLKGSNLGSSLRDNIANLVEEWWSIISVLPEAMEKPTEHFINMKFYYEQKFHSNQELFEYIVNEGANFANWTSFPSYLWAAMIFKSRSFPGYLLKDCPSAKEIDSQKQDSAILLPVVDLLNHNPLSEVFWSCQNDSFVFESKSALAKGEQLFNNYGQKGNEELLLAYGFCIENNEADSVALKVKVPLDMLPVLEANGVKLPSISDYTTSVVPNEGKSDADKYDEYRDGLLFFITKQHIPDNLVLLFQWLVKTKWEKTLTLRMKLSGLNHLRQAVESKAALLDYSGLSASSPNHNIVNTRIYLKSQKKILDSAVKHIKHIEKALLDEHKNSLLTLKSVFKKDIKFANSLLLTMGVTSWDDIAEKQLMDQVWLLYLIRCYNRDEYIVSKEDEEENYLPKWIQKAFKKMDADTEMDATEVVQFRQLYENLILPMNEAVPEIYNKGKWTVRELIVSTKLLDTVGFVRGKEQECILVAPE, encoded by the coding sequence ATGTCTGCAATCACACAGCTCCTAGAGTGGGCTAAAGATAACGGCTTAGATGTGAGTCAGGCGATACACTTTGACAAATCATCCGATTCGGGAATAGCCGCCTATGCTGCAGATGATATCAAAGGGGCGCACATTAAAGTACCCATTTCGCTTGCCCTCAAGCTTTCGGATGCCATTGAAGGTCTTGGACCTGAGTTTGAGGAGCTTTCGAAGAAAACTAAGAATATCAATGTCGTGCTGAAATTGTTTCTTGCTCGTGAGAGAGCGCCAAAGTACGTCAACGAATCGAAATACAAGGCTTATATTGAGCTGCTTCCTCAGTTCCCAGAGATGAGGGCGAGCCCATACCTTTGGAGCGCCGAAGAAGTGGATCGCTTGAAGGGTTCCAATTTAGGCAGCTCTTTACGTGACAATATTGCAAATTTGGTGGAAGAGTGGTGGCTGATAATTAGTGTTTTGCCTGAGGCGATGGAGAAGCCTACAGAGCATTTCATTAACATGAAGTTCTACTACGAGCAGAAATTCCACAGCAACCAGGAGCTTTTCGAGTACATAGTCAACGAGGGGGCGAACTTCGCCAATTGgacttcttttccaagctACCTTTGGGCGGCGATGATTTTCAAGTCGAGGTCTTTTCCAGGGTACTTGCTCAAGGATTGTCCCTCAGCGAAGGAGATCGACTCTCAGAAGCAAGACAGTGCAATTCTTTTGCCCGTTGTGGACTTGTTAAACCACAACCCCTTATCTGAAGTGTTTTGGTCTTGTCAGAACGACTcatttgtttttgaaagcaaGAGTGCCCTAGCAAAGGGCGAACAGCTCTTTAACAATTACGGTCAGAAAGGCAATGAAGAGCTTCTATTGGCGTACGGATTCTGTATTGAAAATAACGAGGCAGACTCTGTTGCTCTCAAGGTCAAAGTGCCCCTTGATATGTTACCTGTTTTGGAAGCTAATGGAGTTAAGTTACCTAGCATTTCTGATTATACCACCTCGGTGGTTCCAAACGAAGGAAAGCTGGATGCAGATAAGTATGATGAGTACAGGGAtggtcttcttttcttcatcaccaagcAGCATATCCCAGATAATCTCgtgcttctctttcaatgGCTTGTGAAGACGAAATGGGAGAAAACTCTCACCTTGAGAATGAAGCTCAGTGGCCTAAATCACTTGAGACAGGCAGTGGAATCCAAAGCAGCTCTATTGGACTACTCTGGGCTCCTGGCCAGCTCCCCAAACCATAACATAGTCAACACACGTATCTACCTCAAGctgcagaagaagatcttaGATTCTGCTGTTAAGCATATCAAACACATTGAAAAGGCGCTTTTGGACGAACACAAGAACAGTCTCTTAACCCTCAAGAGTGTTTTTAAGAAGGATATCAAGTTTGCCAACTCCTTGCTTCTTACAATGGGTGTTACATCGTGGGATGATATCGCAGAGAAGCAGTTGATGGACCAAGTCTGGCTCCTTTACCTCATCAGATGCTATAATCGAGACGAGTATATCGTaagcaaagaagatgaagaagaaaactaCCTACCCAAGTGGATCCAAAAGGCGTTCAAGAAAATGGATGCGGATACTGAGATGGACGCTACCGAAGTGGTCCAGTTCAGACAACTCTATGAAAACTTAATTCTCCCCATGAATGAGGCAGTTCCAGAAATCTACAACAAAGGCAAGTGGACTGTCCGAGAGCTCATTGTCAGCACAAAGCTCCTAGACACCGTCGGTTTTGTCCGTggcaaagaacaagagtGTATCTTGGTCGCCCCAGAGTAA
- a CDS encoding ribosome-associated Tef1p biogenesis chaperone CHP1 translates to MATKFDAEKAENLEDIEKQFAVKAVQQAEAYWNLISKVKASSLRLTNYDNEIYEALIEDFPEFKEKDAAFEISEDKMKSKEGKAKWRAFCEKFKEIDDYNFGTLLRVKADDEYSQENSIFVVRIQFYAIEIARNRYGLNDWASGN, encoded by the coding sequence ATGGCTACCAAATTTGACGCTGAGAAGGCCGAAAACCTCGAGGACATTGAAAAACAGTTTGCTGTGAAAGCAGTCCAACAGGCTGAGGCTTACTGGAACTTGATATCCAAAGTGAAGGCCTCCTCATTGAGATTGACCAACTACGACAATGAGATCTACGAAGCTTTAATCGAGGACTTCCCTGAATTCAAGGAAAAAGATGCCGCTTTTGAGATCAGCGAGGACAAGAtgaagagcaaagaaggcaagGCCAAGTGGAGAGCGTTTTGtgaaaagttcaaggagattgacGACTACAATTTCGGTACACTTTTGAGAGTAAAGGCCGATGACGAGTACTCGCAAGAAAACTCGATCTTCGTTGTCAGAATCCAGTTCTACGCCATTGAAATCGCTAGAAACAGATACGGGTTGAACGACTGGGCCTCCGGCAACTAA
- the PHO88 gene encoding Pho88p encodes MNPAISNLALMMVMMQVSRRLDLENPDILLYVRLAYLACQLIAFGVCFYVKFAINKKNDLTTLKYVEPANPMAGQTEPKAVVTTVKEYDLKQVDQQIKGLCTSLAMMGFMHLYMKYTNPLVMQSVSSVKSALETNIVKIHLWGSPASGDLKRPFKQAPGLLQALQGAGGDIKTDKASIDAAETSGAGGIKEE; translated from the coding sequence ATGAACCCAGCCATTTCTAACTTGGCCCTCATGATGGTCATGATGCAGGTCTCCCGTCGTttggacttggagaacCCTGACATCTTGCTTTACGTCAGATTGGCATACTTGGCATGCCAGTTGATCGCATTTGGCGTGTGCTTCTATGTCAAGTTcgccatcaacaagaagaacgatTTGACTACGTTGAAATACGTCGAGCCTGCCAACCCTATGGCTGGCCAGACTGAGCCAAAGGCTGTGGTGACTACCGTCAAGGAGTATGACTTGAAGCAGGTTGACCAGCAGATCAAGGGTCTTTGCACTTCGTTGGCCATGATGGGCTTCATGCACCTTTACATGAAGTACACCAACCCATTGGTGATGCAGAGTGTATCCTCTGTCAAGAGCGCTTTGGAGACCAACATCGTCAAGATCCATCTCTGGGGCCTGCCTGCCTCTGGCGACTTGAAGAGACCTTTCAAGCAGGCTCCGGGCTTGTTGCAGGCTTTGCAGGGTGCAGGTGGCGACATCAAGACCGACAAGGCCTCCATCGACGCTGCCGAAACCAGCGGTGCCGGTGGTATCAAGGAGGAATAA
- the SCO1 gene encoding Cu-binding protein: MLPAFRNLSLKRAPVLSGRFIHTSRVLLNQKVPENNEDPRKPAENKSQPNYKKRPLSRVAIGGTPQSKKLAASKGIEFAAWRAVIVLIVGGGIFTWWFSREKEKLRLQKEVEAKRGVGKPLIGGNFTLIDENGNTFTQENLKNNQKKFSILYFGFTHCPDVCPDELDKLGDMLEDLKNNSGIELQPVFITCDPARDSPEVIKQYLEDFHPSIIGLTGTYEQVKNVCKKYRVYFSTPPDVKPGQDYLVDHSIFFYLMDCEGNFVDVIGREVDAKSGAEKIKKYVDSFIPEAEREARKNSWLGFLYK; encoded by the coding sequence ATGCTTCCAGCTTTCCGTAATCTACTGCTTAAAAGAGCCCCCGTGCTCTCTGGGCGATTTATTCACACATCGAGAGTGTTACTCAACCAAAAAGTGCCTGAAAACAACGAAGACCCTAGAAAGCCCGCAGAAAACAAATCGCAGCCCAACTACAAAAAGAGGCCTCTAAGTCGTGTGGCTATCGGCGGAACGCCCcagctgaagaagctcgcAGCATCTAAAGGAATAGAGTTTGCGGCATGGAGAGCTGTGATTGTTCTCATTGTGGGTGGTGGTATTTTCACCTGGTGGTTTTCCAGagaaaaggagaagttgcGTCTCCAGAAGGAGGTTGAGGCTAAGCGTGGTGTGGGCAAACCTTTGATAGGCGGTAATTTCACtttgattgatgaaaatgGTAACACGTTCACCCAggaaaacttgaagaacaaccagaagaagttctccaTTCTTTACTTTGGTTTCACCCACTGCCCTGACGTTTGTCCTGATGAATTGGACAAGCTTGGCGATATGTTggaagacttgaagaataaCCTGGGAATTGAATTGCAGCCGGTGTTCATCACTTGCGATCCTGCAAGAGACAGCCCGGAGGTTATCAAGCAGTACTTGGAAGACTTCCACCCAAGCATTATCGGCTTGACGGGAACTTACGAGCAGGTGAAGAACGTTTGCAAGAAGTACAGGGTATACTTTTCCACCCCACCAGACGTCAAGCCTGGCCAGGACTATTTGGTGGACCACTCGATCTTCTTCTATCTCATGGACTGCGAGGGTAACTTTGTGGATGTCATTGGTAGGGAAGTGGACGCAAAGCTGGGAGCCGAGAAGATTAAGAAGTATGTCGACTCGTTCATTCCCGAggcagaaagagaagccaGAAAGAACTCGTGGTTGGGATTCCTTTATAAATAG
- the SPT20 gene encoding Spt20p: protein MISSWTESRPSAQQLQQLTPQQRLALQQQMQNRQKNTGQDGQLANSNMGSSDRTHSQSQLSHQQQQQLLLQQQLKQARERPGGFSFATTSAEILKKFAKYPPSLTFHIYENHFRFNNTTDSNMIPKDSPMAKSFFQHILREEIPSEMTELLKDCAVKFYEGCIILQVYDHRKVNGSKDEKSGRNNGEHSSPQKDDDKAPNGEAKKSPAEQSPKSQPQVQPKTYRTLLRPTSLSLYYDLLFQTDSALTKFTDTISLSIESEILTLTNRKLDLSVPLNPYKLDKALQPAHEFPKKVWDEAKQDWKVVHSHRKETPRESRKLHQDQFVMHKSSEYEELMFLLSSRNKNPSESTSEHKLVVVEPSSHGSSDAVSLESTPSVLPTPASAPATAANGASSGDINGVAERKRSEKPSALSTTASMLAGNSSGQFMRLRFIEEIRKRKESQKAQTGTSVANTAGLGSVGSQAASGTASPVPGMKNGNINAASAAANLQRQQQLKQQASAKLMSAQLQQQQFQQQQQQQQQQQAQQRPQQQAQQPQQPSQQAQNAQQRYWQKMQQSRLKQQQQQQQQQQRMGQLNANATGANANAPNLSSAMAQNFQNAQMQKNMLRQNVPNNQSMNQAVNPSMSPNMNQMSQGINQGMAQNMGLSPNMGNLNMSQRTNYNGMPQNMSPQMQQAMPPSNSQQSQSPGPSQAALSDRAKQLRAQQYQQLQQARQQQLRQSQQQAQSQQKQVKRQKVGQGQIDPQSQQQQSQQFAQGRGSIGNPMAQMGSQPSSQMGTPVMQNGTMATPRMGNMAQSSPQMGQQMNPMAQQSQGPRPATQPQGASGPGGPQLTLQQQQQQIFQMSLSAQEQHVFKQLQARMNTLVQMGNTGLAPNKTRLNQQQQQHAMQQAKQIQQSLLQKFPTYFQRLRQFQAHHRQKALRQQQQQQQQQQQQPQNPSSMGNMDTAMYSQNMNMNSPAMQQQMMNSPVMGQMNNMQGQMKR from the coding sequence ATGATAAGTTCGTGGACAGAATCTCGGCCATCAGCTCAGCAATTACAACAGCTTACACCTCAGCAGCGGTTGGCGCTACAGCAGCAGATGCAGAATcgacaaaaaaatactGGCCAAGATGGGCAACTTGCCAACTCAAATATGGGTCTGTCAGATAGGACCCATAGTCAAAGTCAGCTTTcccaccaacaacaacagcagtTGCTTCTCCAACAGCAACTCAAACAGGCACGAGAAAGACCTGGAGGTTTTAGTTTTGCCACAACCTCGGCagaaattttgaagaagtttgcaAAGTACCCCCCTTCACTCACATTTCACATATATGAGAATCATTTCCgcttcaacaacaccacAGACTCCAACATGATACCCAAAGATAGCCCTATGGCCAAGTCATTCTTCCAACATATTTTGAGAGAGGAAATTCCTCTGGAAATGACAGAACTATTGAAGGACTGCGCCGTCAAGTTCTATGAAGGGTGTATCATACTTCAGGTCTATGACCATCGCAAGGTGAATGGGTCGAAAGACGAGAAAAGTGGTAGGAATAACGGAGAGCATCTGTCGCCGCAAAAGGACGACGATAAGGCGCCGAATGGAGAAGCGAAGAAGTCCCCTGCTGAGCAGAGTCCTAAGAGTCAACCTCAAGTGCAGCCAAAGACCTACAGAACGCTATTGCGCCCCACATCTCTCTCGCTATACTATGATCTACTATTTCAAACGGATCTGGCTCTCACTAAATTCACAGACACCATTTCTTTGCTGATAGAGCTGGAAATTCTCACATTGACAAACAGAAAGCTCGATTTGAGCGTGCCGCTAAATCCGTATAAGCTAGATAAGGCTCTACAGCCGGCTCATGAATTCCCCAAGAAAGTTTGGGATGAGGCCAAGCAGGACTGGAAAGTGGTTCACTCGCATAGGAAAGAGACCCCAAGAGAACTGCGGAAGCTTCATCAAGACCAGTTTGTCATGCATAAATCCTCTGAATACGAGGAGCTCATGTTCTTGCTTTCTAGTCGAAACAAAAATCCTTCCGAGAGCACATCAGAACACAAGCTTGTCGTTGTTGAACCGTCCAGTCATGGCTCCTCAGATGCCGTTAGCTTGGAGAGCACTCCTTCTGTCTTGCCTACACCTGCTTCTGCTCCGGCCACTGCGGCCAATGGTGCAAGCTCTGGAGACATCAATGGAGTGGCTGAAAGGAAACGGAGCGAGAAACCTAGTGCTCTCAGTACCACAGCTTCGATGCTTGCAGGAAATTCTTCTGGTCAATTTATGCGTTTGCGGttcattgaagagatcagGAAGCGGAAAGAAAGTCAAAAGGCTCAAACAGGTACCAGTGTTGCAAACACGGCTGGGTTGGGTTCTGTTGGTTCTCAGGCGGCAAGTGGTACCGCCTCTCCAGTGCCTGGTATGAAGAACGGCAACATTAATGCTGCATCTGCTGCAGCAAATCTTCAAAGACAGCAgcagttgaagcagcaggcTCTGGCAAAGCTCATGCTGGCACAGctccagcaacaacaattccaacagcaacagcagcagcaacaacaacaacaagctcaGCAGCGccctcaacaacaagcgCAACAGCCACAGCAGCCCTCTCAACAAGCTCAGAATGCCCAACAAAGGTATTGGCAGAAGATGCAGCAGAGCAGACtcaagcagcagcagcagcagcagcaacaacaacaacggATGGGCCAGCTTAATGCCAATGCTACGGGAGCCAACGCCAATGCTCCCAATTTGTCGCTGGCGATGGCACAGAACTTTCAGAACGCTCAGATGCAAAAAAACATGCTCAGACAGAATGTCCCAAATAATCAGAGCATGAATCAGGCAGTAAACCCAAGCATGAGCCCCAACATGAACCAAATGCTGCAGGGCATTAACCAAGGGATGGCTCAAAATATGGGCTTGAGCCCAAATATGGGCAACCTCAACATGAGTCAGAGAACCAACTACAATGGAATGCCACAAAACATGAGTCCGCAAATGCAGCAGGCAATGCCCCCGCTGAACCTGCAACAGTCGCAGTCTCCAGGACCATCTCAAGCGGCCCTCTCAGACAGAGCCAAGCAGCTTCGGGCCCAGCAATACCAACAGCTTCAGCAAGCTCGTCAGCAACAGCTTAGACAACTGCAACAACAGGCACAATCACAACAAAAGCAAGTCAAGAGACAGAAAGTGGGACAGGGGCAGATAGATCCGCAActgcaacagcagcaactGCAGCAATTTGCccaaggaagaggaagcaTCGGAAATCCCATGGCTCAGATGGGATCGCAGCCCTCTTCTCAAATGGGTACGCCGGTTATGCAAAACGGTACTATGGCGACACCAAGGATGGGCAATATGGCTCAGTCATCGCCTCAAATGGGCCAGCAGATGAACCCCATGGCTCAACAGAGCCAAGGTCCTCGGCCGGCGACTCAGCCACAAGGTGCTTCTGGACCTGGTGGTCCGCAATTGACattgcagcagcaacagcagcagatTTTCCAGATGTCTTTGTCAGCACAAGAGCAGCATGTTTTTAAGCAGTTGCAAGCTAGAATGAATACTTTGGTGCAAATGGGCAACACAGGGCTTGCACCTAACAAGACCAGGCTcaaccagcagcaacagcagcatGCAATGCAGCAGGCTAAGCAAATACAGCAGCTGTTACTTCAGAAGTTCCCTACGTATTTCCAGCGGCTTCGCCAGTTCCAAGCACATCACAGACAAAAGGCTTTgcgtcaacaacaacagcagcaacagcaacaacaacaacaaccgCAAAATCCCTCTCTGATGGGTAACATGGATACTGCAATGTATTCACAAAACATGAACATGAATCTGCCAGCAATGCAACAGCAGATGATGAACCTGCCTGTTATGGGCCAGATGAACAACATGCAAGGTCAGATGAAGAGGTAA
- the FCY24 gene encoding Fcy24p has product MSAEKKSLYSDYEEVPEKPYVVQNSKYLSWMYKLDNLGVEIRGIERVTSDERATNSKWKSFMQVIGLWFAACGGVTTMSSFFLPTLAYYLDMKSSLIAALIGVNVGNLVPAYTSTMGPQSGCRQMVTARFLFGQWFVKVIAIIVIIGGIGWSVINCVAGGQLISAISNAGLEVGIVVIMIVSWIIGVFGIRVLLKFQTTLAIPTNVAILLFYIVVCKKTSHIADTNQAIGDMNMDSQTNAGHWLSVFALAYSVTSTWGSGAADYYILFPEGTPDWQVFMLTFLGIAIPSNFAAVCSIIAGAITFTYHPWLTNYDAYGIGGIFASAFEPWHGFGKFVVVVLYISLMCNNIMNTYSCALEFQLIDTRLAYVPRWVWVTVVAVIYLVLALAGKEHLNNILSNFLPMLGYWITMYITLLLEENLIFRSTQAARRLHYNEFDVEGGEKITMLYNWANWNRPNRRSIGLAATFAFLCGVAGAVLGMNQVYYVGVLAEKIGHDGADIGMWLCIGFTGLTYPPMRYFELKKFGR; this is encoded by the coding sequence ATGtcagcagagaaaaagtCGCTTTATAGCGACTACGAAGAAGTGCCCGAGAAGCCCTATGTGGTGCAAAACTCCAAGTACCTTCTGTGGATGTACAAGCTCGATAATCTCGGGGTTGAGATCCGGGGCATAGAAAGAGTCACTCTGGACGAGAGGGCTACAAACAGCAAGTGGAAGCTGTTTATGCAAGTGATTGGTCTCTGGTTCGCAGCATGTGGCGGTGTTACGACGATGTCgtcattttttttgccCACTTTGGCGTACTACTTGGACATGAAGTCGTCTCTCATAGCTGCCCTTATTGGTGTAAATGTGGGTAACCTTGTTCCCGCCTACACTTCCACGATGGGACCGCAGTCCGGGTGCCGTCAAATGGTCACTGCCAGGTTCCTCTTTGGACAGTGGTTTGTTAAGGTTATTGCCATCATAGTCATTATTGGAGGTATTGGCTGGTCGGTGATCAATTGTGTTGCTGGTGGGCAGCTTATACTGGCGATCAGCAACGCAGGTCTCGAAGTGGGTATTGTGGTTATCATGATTGTCAGCTGGATCATTGGCGTGTTTGGCATTCGGGTACTTCTCAAGTTCCAGACGACGTTGGCGATCCCCACAAACGTAGCAATTCTTCTATTCTACATAGTGGTTTGTAAAAAGACAAGCCACATTGCAGACACAAACCAGGCTATCGGAGACATGAACATGGATCTGCAGACGAACGCAGGCCACTGGCTTTCGGTGTTTGCTCTTGCGTACTCAGTGACATCAACATGGGGACTGGGCGCTGCTGATTACTATATCCTCTTCCCCGAAGGAACACCCGACTGGCAAGTGTTTATGCTCACGTTTTTGGGGATTGCCATCCCTTCAAATTTTGCTGCTGTGTGCTCAATAATAGCAGGCGCCATCACATTCACATACCATCCGTGGCTTACGAATTACGATGCCTACGGTATTGGCGGTATCTTTGCTCTGGCATTCGAGCCTTGGCACGGGTTTGGGAAGTTTGTTGTAGTCGTATTGTACATCTCCCTCATGTGCAACAACATCATGAACACTTACTCATGTGCCTTGGAGTTCCAGCTCATCGACACGAGATTGGCATATGTGCCTCGGTGGGTTTGGGTTACTGTTGTGGCGGTCATTTATCTCGTGCTTGCCTTGGCTGGCAAAGAGCAtctcaacaacatcttgagcaacttcttgCCAATGCTTGGATACTGGATCACAATGTACATAACATTgcttttggaggagaatTTGATTTTTAGGTCTACGCAAGCAGCGAGGCGCCTTCACTACAACGAATTCGAcgttgaaggtggagaaaAGATAACGATGTTGTACAATTGGGCGAATTGGAACAGGCCAAACAGAAGAAGCATAGGTCTTGCTGCCACGTTTGCCTTTTTGTGTGGTGTAGCAGGCGCCGTGCTTGGAATGAACCAGGTGTACTACGTTGGTGTTTTGGCAGAAAAGATTGGCCATGATGGGGCAGACATTGGTATGTGGTTATGCATTGGTTTCACGGGCTTGACATACCCACCAATGCGGTATttcgagttgaagaagttcggCCGCTGA